The following proteins come from a genomic window of Palaemon carinicauda isolate YSFRI2023 chromosome 12, ASM3689809v2, whole genome shotgun sequence:
- the LOC137650518 gene encoding uncharacterized protein isoform X2, translated as MMDAISPIQIPKEVSPEIIAKVVFDVLFRKSLDVPDEWSRWLLLATLHILETNTAPYLDVNNLCKLQGLCQSNANYGEKETLKDDIAKENVVELKTCKVESEYPIKVEVSELGNKLHIAATTRSPSEKRTHSEDHDSNKKLNVTKDKHVALKNTGVIRDGFNDESKAEIEKSSRPDPMLSSKESQVTPKMLHVMRNKWTQMWKKSCDKVSQTENGMENESLSVQSEMQDSSKNDTPVEKTYIHQEVQTLIPCYHDFSCQYSYKSGTEKKAQIHWKLIPLSGLPVRKGRKMSSSNLSSQGKDKKGTESEKGRDNIGMSNLCEPESQCKTDSESDSQSVVTSERPLVNIKLRKSLFHGRLMITSKSKVTTPNIPLLPIDSFLLSDPRNAEVD; from the coding sequence GTAGTGTTTGATGTCCTGTTTAGGAAGTCATTAGATGTACCTGATGAATGGTCTCGCTGGCTGCTCTTGGCAACACTTCATATCCTTGAAACAAATACTGCTCCATATTTAGATGTCAATAATTTATGCAAGTTACAAGGTTTGTGCCAAAGTAATGCAAATTACGGTGAAAAGGAAACATTAAAGGATGACATAGCAAAAGAAAATGTAGTTGAGTTAAAGACATGTAAGGTGGAATCAGAATATCCAATAAAAGTAGAAGTGTCAGAGCTTGGTAATAAATTACATATTGCTGCCACTACCAGATCTCCTTCTGAGAAAAGGACTCATTCTGAGGATCATGATAGTAATAAAAAGTTGAATGTTACTAAAGACAAACATGTTGCTTTGAAAAACACTGGTGTGATCAGAGATGGTTTTAATGATGAATCCAAAGCAGAAATTGAAAAATCTAGTAGGCCAGACCCCATGTTGTCTTCAAAAGAATCGCAAGTGACTCCCAAGATGCTTCATGTAATGCGCAACAAATGGACACAGATGTGGAAAAAATCCTGTGATAAGGTCTCCCAAACAGAGAATGGTATGGAAAATGAATCTTTATCTGTACAGTCTGAAATGCAAGATTCATCCAAGAATGATACTCCTGTTGAAAAAACTTACATTCACCAAGAAGTTCAAACTTTAATTCCTTGTTACCATGATTTTTCTTGCCAGTATTCATATAAGTCCGGAACTGAGAAAAAGGCCCAGATTCATTGGAAGTTAATTCCACTTTCGGGATTACCTGTTCGAAAAGGTAGAAAAATGAGTTCATCAAACTTATCAAGtcaaggaaaagataaaaaaggaacagAGTCTGAGAAAGGGAGAGATAATATTGGCATGTCAAATTTATGTGAACCAGAATCTCAATGCAAAACAGACAGTGAATCTGATAGTCAGAGTGTTGTAACTTCAGAAAGGCCTCTTGTTAATATCAAATTAAGGAAAAGTCTATTTCACGGAAGGTTAATGATTACTTCAAAGAGTAAAGTGACAACACCAAATATTCCTCTGTTGCCAATTGATAGTTTTCTTCTCAGTGATCCAAGGAATGCTGAAGTTGACTAA